One Amaranthus tricolor cultivar Red isolate AtriRed21 chromosome 1, ASM2621246v1, whole genome shotgun sequence DNA window includes the following coding sequences:
- the LOC130819321 gene encoding uncharacterized protein LOC130819321 isoform X2 produces the protein MRVYPGQRAGGVEADMMAANELSTHAFLQSRSEEVCENLLILLGGFETKTGEQWLAFRYDGKYSTADYAKIASEKLTKNKALESQSFWNPFEQRQIFKQRRFFVVKMLQGISNGLVYMHDHERLHQSLGPASVVLNTIYDREAAYQTARLRDLSFSVDISYSSLEKGPGALSEGLWRRAISAGAYNPIEKRNFGIADDIYEAGLLFAYLAFVPFCESGIMDSLSLQRLLENTFQLDLQAVREYCLADDRLIEAVKFLDLGDGAGWELLQAMLNPDYRKRPVAAAVQSHRFVTGVVL, from the exons ATGAGA GTATATCCTGGACAAAGGGCAGGTGGTGTGGAGGCAGACATGATGGCTGCCAATGAGTTAAGCACTCACGCTTTTCTCCAG AGTAGATCCGAAGAAGTATGTGAGAATCTCCTGATATTGTTAGGTGGATTTGAGACAAAAACTGGTGAGCAG TGGCTTGCTTTTCGCTATGATGGAAAATACAGTACAGCAGACTATGCAAAGATCGCCAGCGAAAAGCTGACAAAAAATAAGGCTCTTGAATCACAATCATTTTGGAATCCTTTTGAACAAAGGCAAATATTTAAACAGAGACGCTTTTTCGTCGTTAAGATGCTTCAGGGAATATCTAATGGCCTAGTCTACATGCATGACCATGAAAGATTACATCAGAGTCTTGGACCAGCTTCCGTTGTTCTCAA TACAATATACGATAGGGAAGCTGCTTACCAGACGGCAAGACTTCGAGATCTTTCATTTTCAGTCGATATAAG TTATTCATCATTAGAGAAAGGCCCAGGAGCATTGTCGGAAGGACTTTGGAGACGAGCTATTTCAGCTGGTGCATATAATCCTATTGAGAAAAGAAACTTTGGGATTGCAGATGACAT ATATGAAGCAGGTCTTCTATTCGCATACTTAGCTTTCGTTCCATTTTGTGAATCTGGCATCATGGATAGTCTATCATTACAA AGGCTTTTGGAGAACACTTTTCAGCTCGATCTTCAAGCAGTCAGAGA ATACTGTTTGGCTGATGATCGCTTGATAGAGGCGGTCAAGTTCTTAGATCTTGGTGATGGTGCTGGATGGGAGCTACTCCAG GCGATGTTGAATCCTGATTACAGGAAGCGACCAGTTGCTGCAGCTGTGCAAAGCCACCGTTTTGTCACTGGAGTTGTTTTGTAG